The Tautonia marina sequence GGGAGGTCTTGCCGGCGTCGTGCAACTCGGTCACCCGGGCCACCAGCGCCGGGTAGTCCCGCAGCTGCTCGACCCGCCGTACCGGGCGGCGGACCTCGTACCGGCTGACGAACCCGCCGGCCCAGTGGATCGCCACGTCGACCCATTCGGTCTCGCCCTGGACCGCGACCGAAACTCGCTCCACCAGGTGCCTCACGATCTCCTTGCGGTCGGCCGCGGTGGTCGTCGCCGCCCACCACAGCGCCGGCACGTCTTGAGACATCGACTTGATCATGGCGATCTCATCGCCGGTCAGCTCGGCGGGCCGCCCGCGGCGGAATCGGTCGTACCCCTCCTCGGCGTCACGCTGCTCGGTCAGCGCCTGCTCCCACCGCCGTTCCAGCTCCCGCCCGACCATCCGGTTCTCCGGCTCGCACGCCTGGTACTGCCGGGCCGCCCGCTCCGCCTCGTACCGGGCCCGCTCCAGTCGCAGCCGCCACTGCCGGTCCAGCCGGTCCCGCTCCGCCTGCGCGTCGCCGACCGCCCGGAGGCTCAGCTCCAACGCCGCCGGCTCCAGGGCCAGCAGCACCTGCCGGCCCACCAGCTCGTCGAGCGGGCCCCCGGCCAGGCTCTGGCAGACCGGCTCCGCGTAGTCCAGCGCACCGCGCTGGCAGCTGTAACGCAGGCGGCCCTCCCGGCCCGTGTAGGCAACCATCATCCGCCGCCCGCACCGCCCGCAGGACAGGAGGCCCGCGAGAAGCGACTCTCCGTCGCGGGCCGCCCGCATGGCCCCGGCGCGGGCACCGTTCCGCGCCAGCCGCCGCAGGTTCGACTCGTAGCGCTCCCACGTGATGTATGCGGGCAGATGATCGCGGATCAGGACTTCCCACTCGTCCCTCGGTACGACCACGCGGCCGGTGGCGGGGCGGCCGGGGATTCTCCGCCGCGGGTCGGTCGGCCGCCGGCCGCGGGTGTACGCCCCGGCGTAGATCGGGTGGTGCAGCAGGAAGGTCAGCGTCGTCCGATTCGGTCGCCGCCATGCGAGGCCCCCCTTGTCGGGCCCGAAGTGGGGGCGGACGCCCAGGCGGATGCCGTTGCGGACCAGGTATTTCAACAGGGCCGAGACGGTCCCCAACTCGTCGAACTTGTCGAAGACCAGCCGGACGACGTCGCGGGCCTGCTCGTCAGGGTCGAGCATCAACCCGCCGCCGGGGACCCGGGCGTAGCCGATTGGCGCGTGGCTGAACAGCTCGCCGCGGCGGGCCTTGCTCCGGGCCCCGGCCAGCATCCGGCCCCGGAGGATGTGCAGCTCCGCCTCGCTCATGATCCCCGAGAGCCCCAGCAAGAGCCTGTCGTTGTGGTCCGTCGGGTCGTAGAGGGCGTCCCGGTCGGCCAGCACGGTCTGGAAGAGGGCACATAATTCCAACAGCTGGTGCCAGTCCCGGCACGAGCGTGCCAGGCGGCTCATCTCGATGCCGAGGATCAGCCCGACGCGGTCGAGCCCGACCTCGGCCAGGAGCCGCTGGAACCCGGGGCGGCCCACGGTCGTCTTCCCGCTACGGCCCTGGTCCTCGTCGATGACGATGATGCGATCCGCCGGCCAGCCGAGGGCCACGGCGCGGTCGCGGAGATCATACTGCAGGCGTCCCGACTCGCGATGCTCGTGCACCTGCTGGGGGCTGGACTGGCGGACGTAGACGATCGCCAGTCGGTCGAGGTGCCGGGCCTGGACCTTGCCCTCCCGCTGCGGCGGTCGGCCGATCGGATCATCGCACCGCGGGTCGCTCGGGCAAGGGGATGTCCGGGGCCGGACTTCATGGGTTTTCATGCAGTACCTCCGGCTTCGCTGGAGGTGTCGGCAGCCGCTTGGCCACCATCCGGCTGAGCACGGCGAGCGTGTCGTGACGAGCCTGGGCCGGCAGTTCTCCCCAGAGC is a genomic window containing:
- a CDS encoding recombinase family protein; this translates as MKTHEVRPRTSPCPSDPRCDDPIGRPPQREGKVQARHLDRLAIVYVRQSSPQQVHEHRESGRLQYDLRDRAVALGWPADRIIVIDEDQGRSGKTTVGRPGFQRLLAEVGLDRVGLILGIEMSRLARSCRDWHQLLELCALFQTVLADRDALYDPTDHNDRLLLGLSGIMSEAELHILRGRMLAGARSKARRGELFSHAPIGYARVPGGGLMLDPDEQARDVVRLVFDKFDELGTVSALLKYLVRNGIRLGVRPHFGPDKGGLAWRRPNRTTLTFLLHHPIYAGAYTRGRRPTDPRRRIPGRPATGRVVVPRDEWEVLIRDHLPAYITWERYESNLRRLARNGARAGAMRAARDGESLLAGLLSCGRCGRRMMVAYTGREGRLRYSCQRGALDYAEPVCQSLAGGPLDELVGRQVLLALEPAALELSLRAVGDAQAERDRLDRQWRLRLERARYEAERAARQYQACEPENRMVGRELERRWEQALTEQRDAEEGYDRFRRGRPAELTGDEIAMIKSMSQDVPALWWAATTTAADRKEIVRHLVERVSVAVQGETEWVDVAIHWAGGFVSRYEVRRPVRRVEQLRDYPALVARVTELHDAGKTSREIADTLNREGMRPPKRRETYNAAMVRQLLSRQGRWGPRPKMVTDDDPRGEGEWWLSDLCRELAMPQPTVHCWVRRG